Proteins found in one Longimicrobium sp. genomic segment:
- a CDS encoding C40 family peptidase, whose product MIQQRGNALRALACAGLLMLPAALSAQEIVRPAPAPAPVVAIARRTPPRAVARRDSVVQLARQQLGRRYIFGGTTPSGFDCSGFLKYLMRAMGYELPRTAAQQAQAGREVPRDPSQLRPGDILTFGRGGRVTHVGMYIGNGRFIHASSGSGRIVEANLDRPASHLVRAWYGVRRLLTDDDSATAVAARTDTTARGSH is encoded by the coding sequence TTGATCCAGCAACGCGGAAACGCACTGCGCGCGCTCGCCTGCGCCGGACTGCTGATGCTGCCGGCCGCGCTGAGCGCGCAGGAAATCGTCCGCCCGGCCCCGGCGCCGGCCCCCGTGGTCGCGATCGCGCGGCGCACGCCCCCTCGCGCGGTCGCCCGCCGCGACTCGGTGGTGCAGCTGGCGCGGCAGCAGCTCGGGCGCCGCTACATCTTCGGCGGCACCACGCCCAGCGGCTTCGACTGCAGCGGCTTCCTGAAGTACCTGATGCGGGCGATGGGCTACGAGCTCCCCCGCACGGCCGCGCAGCAGGCGCAGGCCGGCCGCGAGGTGCCGCGCGACCCGTCGCAGCTGCGCCCGGGCGACATCCTGACCTTCGGGCGCGGCGGCCGCGTCACGCACGTGGGGATGTACATCGGCAACGGCCGCTTCATCCACGCCAGCAGCGGGAGCGGCCGCATCGTGGAGGCCAACCTGGACCGCCCCGCGTCGCACCTGGTGCGCGCCTGGTACGGCGTCCGCCGCCTCCTCACCGACGACGACAGCGCCACGGCGGTGGCCGCGCGCACGGACACGACGGCGCGCGGCAGCCACTGA
- a CDS encoding type II toxin-antitoxin system prevent-host-death family antitoxin has protein sequence MIVTIHAAKTNLSKLIEQACAGEEIVIARGSEPVVRLIPVNRAEPQRKPGTLKGELVVPDEFFEPLPQDELEAWEQ, from the coding sequence ATGATCGTCACCATCCACGCCGCCAAGACGAATCTCTCCAAGCTCATCGAGCAGGCCTGCGCAGGCGAGGAGATCGTGATCGCGCGCGGCAGCGAGCCGGTGGTGAGGTTGATTCCGGTGAACCGGGCCGAGCCACAGCGGAAGCCAGGCACCCTCAAGGGCGAGCTCGTCGTACCGGACGAGTTCTTCGAGCCCTTGCCTCAGGATGAACTGGAAGCCTGGGAGCAGTAG
- a CDS encoding type II toxin-antitoxin system VapC family toxin produces the protein MLLDTHTLLWWLSDDERLPQRARDVILDATNEVFVSAASAWEVATKFRLGKLPTATRLAHDFAGQLRSQRFEPLPVTIEHGQRAGLLAGPHKDPFDRMLIAQAQAENLVLVSNEELFDSYGVVRLWT, from the coding sequence ATGCTCCTCGATACCCACACGCTATTGTGGTGGCTCTCCGACGACGAGCGTCTCCCGCAACGCGCCCGGGACGTGATCCTTGATGCGACAAACGAGGTGTTCGTCAGCGCAGCTTCGGCTTGGGAAGTCGCCACCAAGTTCCGACTCGGCAAGCTGCCCACCGCAACGCGTCTGGCTCACGATTTTGCAGGCCAGCTGCGGTCGCAACGGTTCGAACCGCTTCCAGTGACCATCGAGCATGGTCAGCGTGCGGGACTGCTTGCCGGTCCGCACAAGGACCCGTTCGACCGCATGCTCATTGCCCAAGCGCAGGCGGAGAACCTGGTGCTCGTGTCGAACGAGGAGTTGTTCGACAGCTACGGTGTCGTGCGCCTCTGGACCTGA